A genomic region of Silurus meridionalis isolate SWU-2019-XX chromosome 7, ASM1480568v1, whole genome shotgun sequence contains the following coding sequences:
- the LOC124388822 gene encoding gastrin/cholecystokinin type B receptor, translated as MIMILFVTVSFHVHVRAAYTVPQGFVGACARLLSACANFSHLHFLFAGHEPGTIVLVVLYLVSFLTGFVGNVMALLVLNRRRNRLAGASTTRKLLINLAVCDMMVVCVCMPVNLGHQVYNAWVFGDLLCRAVPFVQAVSVSASVLSLAFISLNRYYNVHNPLRARSFFTGRKIAAMIVMVWTVSSCLCAPLVFMNETKLLSLTMDGSDGITVCVEAWSQARLRLGYNILLFCALYGFPVLFNLIICFLTTWKLWSADDQFSQAAMSSSTRLTARLRSRKKIAKMVLALVVLFTLSWLPLYVADIWLDFNMPGFLDREVPGHVEHSWVLQSRPFAQWLGLTNSALNPLCYCFVGDLYSELCAPTSVNVIIRKIQQWKAEMDRTLRFR; from the exons ATGATAATGATCCTGTTCGTCACCGTGAGTTTTCACGTGCACGTTCGTGCAGCCTACACGGTGCCGCAGGGTTTTGTCGGCGCGTGCGCACGCCTCCTGTCCGCGTGCGCCAACTTTTCTCACCTCC ACTTTCTTTTTGCAGGACACGAACCTGGCACGATTGTCCTGGTGGTCTTGTATTTGGTGTCCTTTCTGACCGGATTTGTGGGGAATGTTATGGCGCTCTTGGTCCTAAATCGAAGAAGGAACAGACTTGCTGGTGCCTCCACGACCAGAAAGCTGCTGATCAACTTGGCTGTGTGTGatatgatggtggtgtgtgtgtgcatgcctgTCAACTTGGGCCACCAGGTTTACAACGCTTGGGTGTTCGGGGACTTGTTGTGTCGTGCCGTGCCGTTCGTTCAGGCCGTCTCTGTGTCTGCGAGTGTCTTAAGCCTGGCTTTTATAAGCTTGAACCGGTACTACAACGTTCACAATCCACTCCGTGCTCGATCTTTCTTCACCGGGAGGAAGATCGCTGCGATGATAGTAATGGTGTGGACGGTGTCATCCTGCCTGTGCGCTCCGTTGGTCTTCATGAACGAGACCAAATTGCTTTCTTTGACAATGGATGGCTCAGACGGGATAACCGTGTGCGTCGAGGCCTGGTCTCAAGCACGCCTGCGCCTAGGCtacaacattttacttttctgcgccctGTATGGCTTTCCAGTCCTCTTCAATCTCATCATATGTTTTCTCACTACCTGGAAACTGTGGAGTGCAGATGACCAGTTCAGCCAAGCTGCCATGTCAAGCTCGACCCGATTGACAGCGCGGCTGAGGTCGCGCAAGAAAATTGCCAAGATGGTGCTAGCCCTGGTGGTGCTTTTTACCCTCTCTTGGCTTCCTCTTTATGTAGCGGATATCTGGCTTGACTTCAACATGCCGGGTTTTCTGGACAGAGAAGTTCCTGGCCATGTCGAGCACAGCTGGGTGCTGCAGAGCCGGCCCTTTGCGCAGTGGCTTGGTCTCACCAACTCGGCACTCAACCCCCTCTGCTACTGCTTTGTGGGCGACCTTTACAG TGAACTCTGCGCTCCAACTTCAGTCAACGTCATCATCCGCAAAATACAGCAGTGGAAAGCAGAGATGGACAGGACTCTACGTTTTCGCTAA